The following coding sequences lie in one Jonesia denitrificans DSM 20603 genomic window:
- a CDS encoding Txe/YoeB family addiction module toxin translates to MRLVWDEAAWEDYKHWQTADRRVLKRINLLIDACLREPFEGIGKPEQLKYGVQGSWSRRINEEHRLVYLVDGDDLVILQARYHY, encoded by the coding sequence GTGCGGCTGGTTTGGGACGAGGCCGCCTGGGAGGACTACAAGCACTGGCAGACGGCCGACCGGAGGGTCCTCAAGCGGATCAACCTGCTCATTGACGCCTGCCTGCGCGAGCCGTTCGAGGGCATTGGCAAGCCTGAGCAGCTGAAGTACGGCGTGCAGGGCTCGTGGTCCCGGCGGATCAATGAGGAGCACAGGCTCGTCTATCTCGTCGACGGCGACGATCTCGTGATCCTGCAGGCCCGCTACCACTACTGA
- the mutM gene encoding bifunctional DNA-formamidopyrimidine glycosylase/DNA-(apurinic or apyrimidinic site) lyase, protein MPELPEVETVRDGLARHVLGHQVTGVEVFREYSVRRHEGGPHDFSARLSGRVMRGWARRGKFLWCEFDEPGEVLVAHLGMSGQLLIKEAQDAEPRHPHVRVRLWTHTADGREGVVDFVDQRTFGYLALSPTVATADARPGGRGSERAVVPSLAEHIARDLLDPVLAVGSVQWEALLDRCVGSKVAVKRLLLDQSVMSGVGNIYADEGLWRARIHGESAANAVTRTAWRRLLTHLGEVMGEALVQGGTSFDDLYVNVNGQSGYFDRSLNVYGREGEPCRRCATPIRRSAFMNRSSFWCPRCQRKRSLRTG, encoded by the coding sequence GTGCCGGAGTTACCTGAGGTGGAAACTGTGCGTGATGGGTTAGCTCGTCATGTGCTGGGTCACCAGGTCACTGGTGTTGAGGTGTTCCGTGAGTATTCGGTGCGCCGCCATGAGGGTGGTCCCCACGATTTTAGTGCGCGGCTTTCTGGCCGGGTGATGCGCGGGTGGGCGCGTCGTGGGAAGTTCTTGTGGTGTGAGTTTGATGAGCCTGGTGAGGTGTTGGTCGCCCATTTGGGGATGAGCGGGCAATTGCTCATTAAGGAAGCTCAGGACGCGGAACCGCGCCACCCGCATGTGCGGGTGCGTTTGTGGACGCACACAGCGGACGGTAGAGAAGGCGTCGTTGATTTTGTGGACCAGCGCACGTTCGGGTATTTAGCGTTGTCACCTACTGTTGCTACTGCCGATGCGCGTCCTGGTGGGCGGGGTAGCGAACGTGCTGTTGTCCCTTCGTTGGCGGAGCATATCGCCCGTGATCTTCTTGACCCGGTGTTGGCGGTGGGGTCTGTGCAGTGGGAGGCTCTCCTTGACCGGTGTGTGGGGTCGAAGGTTGCGGTGAAACGGCTTCTGCTTGACCAGTCTGTGATGTCTGGTGTGGGCAACATTTACGCTGATGAGGGGTTGTGGCGGGCGCGTATTCATGGAGAGAGCGCCGCGAACGCGGTGACCCGCACCGCGTGGCGGCGTCTTCTTACTCACCTGGGTGAGGTGATGGGTGAAGCGTTGGTGCAGGGCGGCACCAGCTTTGATGACTTGTATGTCAACGTTAACGGACAGTCGGGGTATTTTGACCGGTCGTTGAACGTGTATGGGCGTGAGGGTGAGCCATGCAGGCGGTGTGCTACCCCTATCCGCCGCTCAGCGTTCATGAACCGGTCTTCATTCTGGTGTCCGCGGTGCCAACGGAAACGGTCACTGCGTACGGGGTAA
- a CDS encoding GNAT family N-acetyltransferase, whose translation MTPRLILRELTEEDLPSLSTLLQDEQTMHAYEGAFSNDMVHAWFCRMLERYDSDGYGLWAAINRDTGVMIGQCGLTRQTILDRDVIEVGYLFHHAHWHQGFAVEAASACRDYAFHHVNEHKVWAQVRDTNIASMNVAIRLGMTVRGRFVKHYRGVDMPHLAFAINNPRFTQNA comes from the coding sequence ATGACTCCGCGTTTGATTCTGCGCGAGCTCACTGAAGAAGACCTTCCCAGCCTGTCTACTCTCCTCCAGGACGAACAGACAATGCACGCCTACGAGGGTGCGTTCAGCAACGACATGGTTCATGCATGGTTCTGCCGGATGCTCGAGCGGTATGACTCTGACGGGTATGGGTTATGGGCTGCCATCAACCGTGACACTGGTGTGATGATCGGGCAGTGTGGACTGACCCGGCAAACAATACTCGACCGCGATGTGATTGAGGTGGGATACCTGTTTCATCACGCTCACTGGCATCAAGGGTTCGCCGTTGAGGCTGCGTCCGCATGCAGAGACTATGCGTTTCACCACGTCAACGAGCACAAGGTGTGGGCTCAGGTGCGGGACACCAACATTGCCTCCATGAACGTTGCGATCCGCCTCGGTATGACCGTTCGTGGCCGGTTCGTCAAACACTACCGGGGTGTTGACATGCCACACCTAGCGTTCGCAATCAACAATCCACGGTTCACTCAGAATGCGTAA
- the rnc gene encoding ribonuclease III: protein MKGTPVASAKDKQAAPASELLSKLGIHLDPELLVLALTHRSFAHEAGGIPTNERLEFLGDAVLGLVSAEALFRGHPDRPEGDLARMRAATVSQRPLAQAARTLNLGSYILLGKGESRTGGADKDSILSDTVEAIIGAVYVTHGLETAREFVHRLLGETMREAATMGAGLDWKTAIQELCAQLGYPQPTYDFTSQGPDHARVFTSTVVIEDRRYGSGEGTSKKLAEQQAAHRSYDVLVAERDAAQGK, encoded by the coding sequence ATGAAGGGTACTCCGGTGGCTTCTGCGAAAGACAAACAGGCCGCGCCGGCGTCAGAACTTCTCTCGAAGCTCGGGATCCATCTGGATCCCGAGCTTCTTGTTCTCGCGTTGACGCACCGATCCTTTGCTCATGAGGCGGGGGGGATCCCCACGAATGAGCGGCTTGAGTTTCTTGGCGATGCGGTTCTTGGACTGGTGAGTGCGGAAGCGTTGTTCCGTGGTCACCCGGACCGACCTGAGGGTGATTTGGCGCGGATGCGTGCGGCAACGGTGTCGCAGCGGCCGTTGGCTCAGGCGGCGCGGACCTTGAATTTGGGGTCGTATATTTTGCTGGGCAAGGGGGAGTCTCGTACTGGTGGTGCGGACAAGGACTCTATTTTGTCGGACACGGTGGAAGCGATCATTGGCGCTGTGTATGTCACTCATGGGTTGGAAACTGCCCGGGAGTTTGTGCACCGGTTGCTGGGGGAGACCATGCGTGAGGCCGCGACAATGGGTGCTGGTTTGGATTGGAAAACAGCGATCCAGGAGTTGTGTGCCCAGCTAGGGTACCCGCAACCGACGTACGATTTCACGTCGCAGGGCCCTGATCATGCGCGCGTTTTTACCTCCACTGTGGTGATTGAGGACCGTCGTTATGGTTCCGGTGAAGGCACGTCAAAGAAACTTGCGGAGCAGCAGGCTGCGCACCGTAGCTATGACGTGCTTGTTGCGGAACGAGACGCCGCTCAGGGGAAGTGA
- a CDS encoding response regulator: protein MIVDDHEVVRRGIAEVIDRTEGMGVVAEAGSVAEGIRRAELVNPQVMLVDLQLPDGTGIDMMRTLRQSKPEIRAIVLTSFDDDSALAAALDVGAAAYVLKSVRGAEIAEVVRAVAAGRVLLDERTVTRRRKEHDDPTEDLTPSELRVVELIGEGLSNREIAERLSIAEKTVKNHITSLLAKMGWQRRTQVAAWVAARKHHAWSEPGK, encoded by the coding sequence ATGATCGTTGACGACCATGAAGTCGTCCGTCGCGGAATCGCTGAGGTGATTGACCGCACCGAAGGGATGGGCGTGGTTGCCGAAGCAGGCAGCGTCGCGGAAGGAATCCGACGCGCCGAACTAGTCAACCCGCAGGTTATGCTTGTTGACCTCCAACTTCCTGACGGAACCGGCATCGACATGATGCGCACACTCCGGCAATCAAAACCCGAGATCCGTGCAATCGTGTTAACCAGCTTTGACGACGACTCCGCGCTCGCCGCCGCTCTCGATGTGGGGGCCGCCGCCTACGTGTTGAAGTCAGTGCGAGGAGCTGAGATCGCCGAGGTGGTCCGCGCTGTCGCAGCAGGCCGTGTCCTGCTTGACGAGCGAACCGTGACTCGCCGCCGCAAAGAACACGATGACCCCACCGAGGATCTCACCCCATCAGAGTTACGTGTCGTTGAACTCATTGGTGAAGGGCTCTCCAACCGTGAAATTGCCGAACGGTTGTCCATCGCGGAAAAAACCGTGAAAAACCACATCACGAGCTTGCTGGCAAAAATGGGGTGGCAGCGCCGAACCCAAGTCGCAGCGTGGGTTGCTGCCCGTAAACACCACGCCTGGTCAGAACCAGGCAAATAG
- a CDS encoding type II toxin-antitoxin system Phd/YefM family antitoxin, giving the protein MSISASEARKTLFPLIERVNQDHEAIEIVSRKGNAVLMPADEYAAWQETAYLFRSPANARRLLDAYDRARAGKVQAHELDRSDEPADQPRGI; this is encoded by the coding sequence ATGTCCATCAGCGCGAGCGAGGCCCGCAAGACGCTGTTTCCGCTCATCGAGCGCGTGAACCAGGATCACGAAGCTATCGAGATCGTCTCCCGCAAGGGCAACGCGGTGCTCATGCCGGCCGACGAGTACGCCGCCTGGCAGGAGACCGCCTACCTGTTCCGCTCGCCGGCGAACGCGCGCAGGCTGCTCGACGCCTACGACCGCGCCCGCGCCGGGAAGGTGCAGGCTCACGAACTCGACCGCTCCGACGAGCCCGCAGATCAGCCTCGGGGCATCTGA
- a CDS encoding phosphoglycerate dehydrogenase, which yields MKILVPSTVHDEIRVPPGVTVARYDPRVEVPAEHHDTQVLVAWGNSRKNLAGCARDLANLRWVAALSAGVDGVIHAGFAPHVMITSGRGLHDRPVAEHTLMMILAAVRRFDLMHEARCDHRWDLSLGGVQHPGLLTDRTPGDGGLPGLGTIDGANIMIWGFGSIGQTLASYVTMLGARVLPVARSEGDRAGFHTMTPDHMGEVLPVTDILVSVLPATADTLGVANRQIFDALPTHAWFVNVGRGSVVNEDDLVAALHSGSLGGAALDVTDREPLPDSSPLWDAPNLILTPHAAGGRPEGAGEFLSTNIEVFHAGGTPANLVT from the coding sequence GTGAAGATTTTGGTGCCCAGCACAGTTCATGATGAGATTCGGGTTCCACCTGGGGTGACGGTGGCCCGATACGACCCGCGTGTGGAGGTTCCCGCTGAGCACCATGACACACAGGTTCTTGTTGCGTGGGGGAATTCTCGGAAAAATTTGGCCGGGTGCGCCCGCGACTTGGCGAACCTCCGATGGGTGGCTGCGCTGTCAGCAGGAGTGGACGGGGTTATTCACGCCGGTTTTGCCCCTCATGTGATGATCACGAGCGGGCGTGGGTTACATGATCGGCCAGTGGCTGAACACACGCTCATGATGATTCTTGCGGCGGTGCGCCGGTTTGATCTGATGCATGAGGCGCGGTGTGATCACCGGTGGGATCTTTCCCTTGGTGGCGTGCAGCACCCTGGTTTGTTAACGGACCGCACACCCGGTGATGGCGGGCTCCCCGGCTTAGGCACCATTGATGGAGCAAACATCATGATTTGGGGGTTTGGGTCTATTGGGCAAACGTTGGCCTCTTACGTCACAATGCTGGGTGCGCGGGTACTCCCGGTTGCGCGCAGTGAAGGGGACCGAGCAGGCTTCCACACCATGACCCCTGACCACATGGGTGAGGTGCTGCCCGTCACGGACATCCTTGTCTCCGTGTTGCCGGCAACCGCTGACACTTTAGGGGTAGCAAACCGTCAAATTTTCGATGCGCTCCCCACCCACGCGTGGTTCGTGAACGTGGGCCGTGGCAGCGTTGTCAACGAGGACGACCTAGTTGCCGCATTACATTCAGGCTCCCTTGGTGGAGCAGCCCTGGATGTCACCGACCGTGAACCACTCCCAGACTCTTCCCCATTATGGGACGCCCCCAACCTGATCCTTACCCCGCACGCTGCAGGTGGACGCCCAGAAGGGGCTGGTGAGTTCCTGTCCACAAACATTGAGGTATTCCATGCAGGCGGCACCCCCGCCAACCTCGTCACCTAG
- the rpmF gene encoding 50S ribosomal protein L32, which produces MAVPKRKMSRANTRARRSQWKATAANLATCPQCKAAKLPHTACPTCGSYNGRQYAEALRSVHAE; this is translated from the coding sequence GTGGCTGTTCCAAAGCGCAAGATGTCGCGCGCCAACACCCGTGCGCGCCGTTCGCAGTGGAAGGCAACCGCAGCGAACCTCGCCACTTGCCCGCAGTGCAAGGCCGCAAAGTTGCCGCACACTGCGTGCCCAACGTGCGGGTCCTACAACGGGCGTCAGTACGCTGAGGCGCTGCGTTCCGTGCACGCTGAGTGA
- a CDS encoding NAD(P)-dependent oxidoreductase, whose product MAVSFTHLAGTDLWYHSALAALRFDDQDTHRCGTSSQGKPPFHSGALGGAAVDVTDREPLPDSSPLWDAPNLILTPHALVSLGHVGSLHDQCCPYSSPDDSAFDSARAH is encoded by the coding sequence ATGGCGGTCTCCTTCACTCACTTGGCTGGTACAGATTTATGGTACCACTCAGCACTTGCGGCGCTCAGATTCGACGATCAAGACACACACCGATGCGGAACCTCATCACAGGGAAAACCTCCGTTTCATTCAGGTGCTCTTGGTGGAGCAGCCGTGGATGTCACCGACCGTGAACCACTCCCAGACTCTTCCCCATTATGGGACGCCCCCAACCTGATCCTTACCCCGCACGCCCTTGTTTCCCTGGGGCACGTAGGATCACTGCATGACCAGTGCTGCCCCTACAGTTCACCTGATGACTCCGCGTTTGATTCTGCGCGAGCTCACTGA